The Synchiropus splendidus isolate RoL2022-P1 chromosome 1, RoL_Sspl_1.0, whole genome shotgun sequence genome includes a window with the following:
- the large2 gene encoding xylosyl- and glucuronyltransferase LARGE2s isoform X3, which yields MNLLCRGRLKLLVASLSAVVLLTWLYLFAGNLEKTPASQVQERAVLESRVREVEEENRQIRLQLSRSQGAAAQTPDGSYGNQQWGASADTAAEDGDTTAEEKNNHTDCPRSPTVQKCEMIHVACVCAGHNASRDVVTLVKSVLFHRRNPLHFHFITDTVAHQILSSLFQSWMVPSVQVSFYDAEELKTEVSWIPNKHYSGIYGLMKLTLTKALPSDLTKVIVLDTDITFATDIAELWGIFRKFNDKQVIGLVENQSDWYLGNLWKNHKPWPALGRGFNTGVILLYLERLRKIGWEQMWRLTAERELMSMLSTSLADQDIFNAFIKQNPVLVHQLPCFWNVQLSDHTRSEQCYTEVSDLKVIHWNSPKKLRVKNKHVEFFRNLYLTFLEYDGNLLRRELFGCPSQASPENTEVDAELQVALEDLDEDDQCYDFRRERLTKHRVHLYFLQYEYLPTEDDNDITLVAQLSMDRLQMLEAICKHWEGPISLALYMSDAEAQQFLRYAQASEVLKNRKNVGYHIVYKEGQFYPVNLVRNVAMKNINTPYMFLTDVDFLPMYGLYDYLRKSVVQLDMAHTKKALVVPAFETLRYRLSFPKSKAELLSMLDMGTLYTFRYHVWPKGHAPTNYAKWRTATTPYKVEWEPDFEPYVVVRRDCPEYDQRFVGFGWNKVSHIMELDAQEYDLMVLPNAFMIHMPHAPSFDISKFRSSSSYRNCLNTLKDEFHQDLSRKYGAAALKYLTAHRNI from the exons atgaacctgctctgtCGCGGGAGGCTGAAGTTACTGGTGGCATCCCTGTCTGCCGTCGTGCTGCTCACCTGGCTCTACCTTTTCGCCGGAAACCTGGAGA AGACACCAGCGTCTCAGGTCCAGGAGCGAGCCGTCCTCGAGTCTCGGGTccgagaggtggaggaggagaaccgACAGATCAGGCTACAACTCAGTCGATCTCAGGGTGCTGCTGCCCAGACTCCAGATGGTAGCTATGGTAACCAACAGTGGGGGGCATCTGCAGACACGGCAGCGGAGGATGGGGACACAACAGCAGAGGAGAAGAACAACCATACGGATTGTCCAAGATCGCCCACCGTCCAGAAGTGTGAA ATGATCCATGTGGCCTGTGTTTGCGCCGGACACAACGCCAGCAGGGATGTGGTCACTCTGGTGAAGTCAGTGCTCTTTCACAG GAGAAACCCCCTTCACTTCCACTTCATCACAGATACTGTGGCCCATCAGATCCTGAGCTCCTTGTTTCAGTCTTGGATGGTCCCGTCAGTGCAGGTCAGCTTCTATGACGCCGAGGAACTGAAG ACAGAGGTCTCATGGATTCCCAACAAGCACTACTCAGGGATTTACGGCTTGATGAAGCTGACGCTAACAAAAGCGCTGCCCTCCGACCTGACAAAGGTCATCGTCTTGGACACTGACATCACCTTCGCCACCGACATCGCTGAGCTGTGGGGCATCTTTAGAAAGTTTAATG ACAAACAAGTGATTGGTCTTGTGGAGAATCAGAGCGATTGGTATTTGGGGAACTTATGGAAAAACCACAAACCCTGGCCAGCCCTGGGACGAGGCTTCAACACGG GCGTCATTCTTCTCTATCTGGAGCGGTTGCGGAAGATCGGCTGGGAGCAGATGTGGCGTTTGACGGCAGAGAGAGAGCTCATGAGCATGCTGAGTACCTCTCTGGCTGACCAG gacatcttcaatgcctttATTAAGCAGAACCCAGTTCTGGTTCACCAGTTGCCCTGCTTCTGGAATGTGCAACTCTCAGATCACACGCGCTCCGAACAGTGCTACACAGAGGTGTCTGACCTCAAG GTCATCCATTGGAACTCTCCAAAGAAACTCAGAGTCAAGAACAAGCATGTGGAGTTTTTTCGGAACCTCTATCTGACCTTTCTGGAGTATGATGGAAACTTGCTGAGGCGGGAACTTTTTGGCTGTCCAAGCCAGGCCAGTCCAGAGAACACTGAGGTAGATGCCGAG CTGCAGGTCGCCCTGGAGGATCTGGACGAAGACGATCAGTGTTACGACTTTCGCCGTGAGCGTCTAACCAAACACAGAGTGCATCTCTACTTCCTTCAGTATGAATATCTGCCCACCGAGGACGACAATGACATCACTCTGGTGGCTCAGCTGTCCATGGACAG GCTGCAGATGTTAGAGGCTATTTGTAAACACTGGGAGGGCCCCATCAGCTTGGCCCTATACATGTCTGATGCGGAGGCACAGCAATTCCTCCGCTACGCACAGGCCTCAGAGGTCCTTAAAAACCGCAAAAATGTAGGTTACCATATTGTCTACAAAGAGGGGCAGTTCTACCCAGTCAACCTGGTTAGAAACGTGGCCATGAAGAACATCAATACGCCATACATGTTCCTGACTGACGTGGATTTCCTGCCCATGTATGGACTCTATGATTATCTCAG GAAATCTGTGGTTCAGTTGGACATGGCTCACACCAAGAAAGCTCTGGTGGTTCCAGCATTTGAGACACTGCGTTATCGTCTGTCCTTCCCGAAATCCAAAGCAGAGCTGCTTTCCATGCTGGACATGGGAACTCTGTACACCTTCAG GTATCATGTGTGGCCCAAAGGTCACGCCCCCACCAACTATGCCAAATGGAGAACAGCCACCACACCGTACAAGGTGGAGTGGGAGCCAGACTTTGAACCTTACGTAGTGGTACGGCGGGACTGTCCAGAGTACGACCAACGCTTTGTGGGTTTTGGCTGGAACAAGGTTTCACATATCATGGAGCTAGATGCACAG GAGTACGACCTCATGGTCCTACCCAACGCCTTCATGATCCACATGCCTCACGCCCCCAGCTTTGACATCTCCAAGTttcgctccagctccagctatCGCAACTGCCTGAACACCCTGAAGGATGAGTTCCACCAGGACCTGTCCAGGAAGTACGGCGCCGCTGCTCTTAAGTATCTTACCGCCCATCGGAACATCTGA
- the large2 gene encoding xylosyl- and glucuronyltransferase LARGE2s isoform X1, with protein sequence MNLLCRGRLKLLVASLSAVVLLTWLYLFAGNLENGRALLLPPCLAETPASQVQERAVLESRVREVEEENRQIRLQLSRSQGAAAQTPDGSYGNQQWGASADTAAEDGDTTAEEKNNHTDCPRSPTVQKCEMIHVACVCAGHNASRDVVTLVKSVLFHRRNPLHFHFITDTVAHQILSSLFQSWMVPSVQVSFYDAEELKTEVSWIPNKHYSGIYGLMKLTLTKALPSDLTKVIVLDTDITFATDIAELWGIFRKFNDKQVIGLVENQSDWYLGNLWKNHKPWPALGRGFNTGVILLYLERLRKIGWEQMWRLTAERELMSMLSTSLADQDIFNAFIKQNPVLVHQLPCFWNVQLSDHTRSEQCYTEVSDLKVIHWNSPKKLRVKNKHVEFFRNLYLTFLEYDGNLLRRELFGCPSQASPENTEVDAELQVALEDLDEDDQCYDFRRERLTKHRVHLYFLQYEYLPTEDDNDITLVAQLSMDRLQMLEAICKHWEGPISLALYMSDAEAQQFLRYAQASEVLKNRKNVGYHIVYKEGQFYPVNLVRNVAMKNINTPYMFLTDVDFLPMYGLYDYLRKSVVQLDMAHTKKALVVPAFETLRYRLSFPKSKAELLSMLDMGTLYTFRYHVWPKGHAPTNYAKWRTATTPYKVEWEPDFEPYVVVRRDCPEYDQRFVGFGWNKVSHIMELDAQEYDLMVLPNAFMIHMPHAPSFDISKFRSSSSYRNCLNTLKDEFHQDLSRKYGAAALKYLTAHRNI encoded by the exons atgaacctgctctgtCGCGGGAGGCTGAAGTTACTGGTGGCATCCCTGTCTGCCGTCGTGCTGCTCACCTGGCTCTACCTTTTCGCCGGAAACCTGGAGA ATGGCCGCGCCTTACTCCTCCCTCCGTGTTTGGCAGAGACACCAGCGTCTCAGGTCCAGGAGCGAGCCGTCCTCGAGTCTCGGGTccgagaggtggaggaggagaaccgACAGATCAGGCTACAACTCAGTCGATCTCAGGGTGCTGCTGCCCAGACTCCAGATGGTAGCTATGGTAACCAACAGTGGGGGGCATCTGCAGACACGGCAGCGGAGGATGGGGACACAACAGCAGAGGAGAAGAACAACCATACGGATTGTCCAAGATCGCCCACCGTCCAGAAGTGTGAA ATGATCCATGTGGCCTGTGTTTGCGCCGGACACAACGCCAGCAGGGATGTGGTCACTCTGGTGAAGTCAGTGCTCTTTCACAG GAGAAACCCCCTTCACTTCCACTTCATCACAGATACTGTGGCCCATCAGATCCTGAGCTCCTTGTTTCAGTCTTGGATGGTCCCGTCAGTGCAGGTCAGCTTCTATGACGCCGAGGAACTGAAG ACAGAGGTCTCATGGATTCCCAACAAGCACTACTCAGGGATTTACGGCTTGATGAAGCTGACGCTAACAAAAGCGCTGCCCTCCGACCTGACAAAGGTCATCGTCTTGGACACTGACATCACCTTCGCCACCGACATCGCTGAGCTGTGGGGCATCTTTAGAAAGTTTAATG ACAAACAAGTGATTGGTCTTGTGGAGAATCAGAGCGATTGGTATTTGGGGAACTTATGGAAAAACCACAAACCCTGGCCAGCCCTGGGACGAGGCTTCAACACGG GCGTCATTCTTCTCTATCTGGAGCGGTTGCGGAAGATCGGCTGGGAGCAGATGTGGCGTTTGACGGCAGAGAGAGAGCTCATGAGCATGCTGAGTACCTCTCTGGCTGACCAG gacatcttcaatgcctttATTAAGCAGAACCCAGTTCTGGTTCACCAGTTGCCCTGCTTCTGGAATGTGCAACTCTCAGATCACACGCGCTCCGAACAGTGCTACACAGAGGTGTCTGACCTCAAG GTCATCCATTGGAACTCTCCAAAGAAACTCAGAGTCAAGAACAAGCATGTGGAGTTTTTTCGGAACCTCTATCTGACCTTTCTGGAGTATGATGGAAACTTGCTGAGGCGGGAACTTTTTGGCTGTCCAAGCCAGGCCAGTCCAGAGAACACTGAGGTAGATGCCGAG CTGCAGGTCGCCCTGGAGGATCTGGACGAAGACGATCAGTGTTACGACTTTCGCCGTGAGCGTCTAACCAAACACAGAGTGCATCTCTACTTCCTTCAGTATGAATATCTGCCCACCGAGGACGACAATGACATCACTCTGGTGGCTCAGCTGTCCATGGACAG GCTGCAGATGTTAGAGGCTATTTGTAAACACTGGGAGGGCCCCATCAGCTTGGCCCTATACATGTCTGATGCGGAGGCACAGCAATTCCTCCGCTACGCACAGGCCTCAGAGGTCCTTAAAAACCGCAAAAATGTAGGTTACCATATTGTCTACAAAGAGGGGCAGTTCTACCCAGTCAACCTGGTTAGAAACGTGGCCATGAAGAACATCAATACGCCATACATGTTCCTGACTGACGTGGATTTCCTGCCCATGTATGGACTCTATGATTATCTCAG GAAATCTGTGGTTCAGTTGGACATGGCTCACACCAAGAAAGCTCTGGTGGTTCCAGCATTTGAGACACTGCGTTATCGTCTGTCCTTCCCGAAATCCAAAGCAGAGCTGCTTTCCATGCTGGACATGGGAACTCTGTACACCTTCAG GTATCATGTGTGGCCCAAAGGTCACGCCCCCACCAACTATGCCAAATGGAGAACAGCCACCACACCGTACAAGGTGGAGTGGGAGCCAGACTTTGAACCTTACGTAGTGGTACGGCGGGACTGTCCAGAGTACGACCAACGCTTTGTGGGTTTTGGCTGGAACAAGGTTTCACATATCATGGAGCTAGATGCACAG GAGTACGACCTCATGGTCCTACCCAACGCCTTCATGATCCACATGCCTCACGCCCCCAGCTTTGACATCTCCAAGTttcgctccagctccagctatCGCAACTGCCTGAACACCCTGAAGGATGAGTTCCACCAGGACCTGTCCAGGAAGTACGGCGCCGCTGCTCTTAAGTATCTTACCGCCCATCGGAACATCTGA
- the large2 gene encoding xylosyl- and glucuronyltransferase LARGE2s isoform X2, with protein MNLLCRGRLKLLVASLSAVVLLTWLYLFAGNLENGRALLLPPCLAETPASQVQERAVLESRVREVEEENRQIRLQLSRSQGAAAQTPDGSYGNQQWGASADTAAEDGDTTAEEKNNHTDCPRSPTVQKCEMIHVACVCAGHNASRDVVTLVKSVLFHRRNPLHFHFITDTVAHQILSSLFQSWMVPSVQVSFYDAEELKTEVSWIPNKHYSGIYGLMKLTLTKALPSDLTKVIVLDTDITFATDIAELWGIFRKFNDKQVIGLVENQSDWYLGNLWKNHKPWPALGRGFNTGVILLYLERLRKIGWEQMWRLTAERELMSMLSTSLADQDIFNAFIKQNPVLVHQLPCFWNVQLSDHTRSEQCYTEVSDLKVIHWNSPKKLRVKNKHVEFFRNLYLTFLEYDGNLLRRELFGCPSQASPENTELQVALEDLDEDDQCYDFRRERLTKHRVHLYFLQYEYLPTEDDNDITLVAQLSMDRLQMLEAICKHWEGPISLALYMSDAEAQQFLRYAQASEVLKNRKNVGYHIVYKEGQFYPVNLVRNVAMKNINTPYMFLTDVDFLPMYGLYDYLRKSVVQLDMAHTKKALVVPAFETLRYRLSFPKSKAELLSMLDMGTLYTFRYHVWPKGHAPTNYAKWRTATTPYKVEWEPDFEPYVVVRRDCPEYDQRFVGFGWNKVSHIMELDAQEYDLMVLPNAFMIHMPHAPSFDISKFRSSSSYRNCLNTLKDEFHQDLSRKYGAAALKYLTAHRNI; from the exons atgaacctgctctgtCGCGGGAGGCTGAAGTTACTGGTGGCATCCCTGTCTGCCGTCGTGCTGCTCACCTGGCTCTACCTTTTCGCCGGAAACCTGGAGA ATGGCCGCGCCTTACTCCTCCCTCCGTGTTTGGCAGAGACACCAGCGTCTCAGGTCCAGGAGCGAGCCGTCCTCGAGTCTCGGGTccgagaggtggaggaggagaaccgACAGATCAGGCTACAACTCAGTCGATCTCAGGGTGCTGCTGCCCAGACTCCAGATGGTAGCTATGGTAACCAACAGTGGGGGGCATCTGCAGACACGGCAGCGGAGGATGGGGACACAACAGCAGAGGAGAAGAACAACCATACGGATTGTCCAAGATCGCCCACCGTCCAGAAGTGTGAA ATGATCCATGTGGCCTGTGTTTGCGCCGGACACAACGCCAGCAGGGATGTGGTCACTCTGGTGAAGTCAGTGCTCTTTCACAG GAGAAACCCCCTTCACTTCCACTTCATCACAGATACTGTGGCCCATCAGATCCTGAGCTCCTTGTTTCAGTCTTGGATGGTCCCGTCAGTGCAGGTCAGCTTCTATGACGCCGAGGAACTGAAG ACAGAGGTCTCATGGATTCCCAACAAGCACTACTCAGGGATTTACGGCTTGATGAAGCTGACGCTAACAAAAGCGCTGCCCTCCGACCTGACAAAGGTCATCGTCTTGGACACTGACATCACCTTCGCCACCGACATCGCTGAGCTGTGGGGCATCTTTAGAAAGTTTAATG ACAAACAAGTGATTGGTCTTGTGGAGAATCAGAGCGATTGGTATTTGGGGAACTTATGGAAAAACCACAAACCCTGGCCAGCCCTGGGACGAGGCTTCAACACGG GCGTCATTCTTCTCTATCTGGAGCGGTTGCGGAAGATCGGCTGGGAGCAGATGTGGCGTTTGACGGCAGAGAGAGAGCTCATGAGCATGCTGAGTACCTCTCTGGCTGACCAG gacatcttcaatgcctttATTAAGCAGAACCCAGTTCTGGTTCACCAGTTGCCCTGCTTCTGGAATGTGCAACTCTCAGATCACACGCGCTCCGAACAGTGCTACACAGAGGTGTCTGACCTCAAG GTCATCCATTGGAACTCTCCAAAGAAACTCAGAGTCAAGAACAAGCATGTGGAGTTTTTTCGGAACCTCTATCTGACCTTTCTGGAGTATGATGGAAACTTGCTGAGGCGGGAACTTTTTGGCTGTCCAAGCCAGGCCAGTCCAGAGAACACTGAG CTGCAGGTCGCCCTGGAGGATCTGGACGAAGACGATCAGTGTTACGACTTTCGCCGTGAGCGTCTAACCAAACACAGAGTGCATCTCTACTTCCTTCAGTATGAATATCTGCCCACCGAGGACGACAATGACATCACTCTGGTGGCTCAGCTGTCCATGGACAG GCTGCAGATGTTAGAGGCTATTTGTAAACACTGGGAGGGCCCCATCAGCTTGGCCCTATACATGTCTGATGCGGAGGCACAGCAATTCCTCCGCTACGCACAGGCCTCAGAGGTCCTTAAAAACCGCAAAAATGTAGGTTACCATATTGTCTACAAAGAGGGGCAGTTCTACCCAGTCAACCTGGTTAGAAACGTGGCCATGAAGAACATCAATACGCCATACATGTTCCTGACTGACGTGGATTTCCTGCCCATGTATGGACTCTATGATTATCTCAG GAAATCTGTGGTTCAGTTGGACATGGCTCACACCAAGAAAGCTCTGGTGGTTCCAGCATTTGAGACACTGCGTTATCGTCTGTCCTTCCCGAAATCCAAAGCAGAGCTGCTTTCCATGCTGGACATGGGAACTCTGTACACCTTCAG GTATCATGTGTGGCCCAAAGGTCACGCCCCCACCAACTATGCCAAATGGAGAACAGCCACCACACCGTACAAGGTGGAGTGGGAGCCAGACTTTGAACCTTACGTAGTGGTACGGCGGGACTGTCCAGAGTACGACCAACGCTTTGTGGGTTTTGGCTGGAACAAGGTTTCACATATCATGGAGCTAGATGCACAG GAGTACGACCTCATGGTCCTACCCAACGCCTTCATGATCCACATGCCTCACGCCCCCAGCTTTGACATCTCCAAGTttcgctccagctccagctatCGCAACTGCCTGAACACCCTGAAGGATGAGTTCCACCAGGACCTGTCCAGGAAGTACGGCGCCGCTGCTCTTAAGTATCTTACCGCCCATCGGAACATCTGA